From Calliphora vicina chromosome 3, idCalVici1.1, whole genome shotgun sequence:
CtgtaattcaaatccattacaaaacagcttaataaaatttattaaatgaataatttGTTATTCAAATCAATTGATAAAtgaattaaagcaaaataaaaataaattgaatgaggaacaaatatttgaattaaatttggattatatttgaatgaagaaaaattgaatcattcaatGGTTGAGTGAATttgattatgaattaattctattatgaTTAATTCAgcaatgaatgaattctatttggATAAAAGTctatgaatgaagctaaagaattagttttAGTGCATGGATTTGGGGAATGCCTTTGCTGATagtttttaattctgaattaagattttagtgaattaagttcaaattgaattaaaccgaagctctatagaaaatgtattttaaatgaaattaatatatgtatagttTAACATTGCTAAGGATTTTAAACTTAAAGTtactaattaaaaaatgtctttcCACATTTTATTACGTCCCTTATTTAGCTGCTGAAAATGATTATGTTGAATGTGTTAGTCTTCTATTGGAAAATGGCGCAGAGGTGGACTGCCGCAATGCTAGTCATCAGACGCCCCTACATTTGGCCTGTCTCTCACAATCAATGGAAACTGTGGAAATGCTTATAACGCATGGAGCTAATGTAAATGCTATATATCGGGATGGGAGAACGGCATTACATGCGGCCATAGTAAAACAATCACGCTGCCTGGACTGTTGTAATGTGTTGCTGAAAGCGGGTGCCAATGTCAATAAGGCGGATAATTATGGCTATACACCGTTACATATAGCGGCTTTAAATGAATTTAGCAATTGCGTTTACACTTTTATAGGTGAGTAGtgagttattttaaataatattaccccctgtctatacctgataaatttgtatcatgataaacgtcaaaatggttgtcaagataaaaaattatcagatatagtctccatttattagtattattgctttgttatgacaaaattgttagtgcttttgctcagacaactttgtcatgacaacaaacgtcattaattgttatgacaaatatttgtccagtatagacaggggattagaaaaatattttaaatttatttaattattatttagaacATGGTGCCGATATCACCGCCCGCACAGATGGCAATGTTTCAGCTTTGTCGTTCATAGTACGCCGTACACCCGAAATTATACCCAAACTAATGGCCAAATTCGATGCTTCCATTAAAGTGAATGATCATGAAATCGGTGATGTTGATTGTGAGATTAAATTGGATTTTCGTTTGCTGGTGCCACCCGGCTCATTAGAGCGCGGCGAAACCGAATTGCTATTGTCCCTGATCGAAGTGGGTCAGAAGCGTATAATTATGCATCCGTTGTGTGAAACGTTTCTGTTTTTAAAATGGCGTCGAATACGTAAATTTTTCCTCATGTCTCTGCTATATCATGCCATTTATGTTATACTATTCACTCTGTACATTGTGGGGGTCTATGCCCACAGCTGTGAACAGGACAAAGAGTGTGTGGGTCGATCTTATATACCTACAGTGggatattttgttataattttaaatataatcttATTGGGTAAAGAAGTGTTTCAGGTATGTTGAGTTAGGAATTGAGAAAATCAACAATCAGACAAAATGCATTATTAAttgattattatattttattttagatgGCTCATGGTCTGCAGGGTTATGCGAAATACTGGGAAAATTGGCTGCAATGGGCAATTATTTTGGGAGTTTTATTGTGTGTGGTGAGttagaataattttatttaatccaATTTAAGCCTATAACGcacaagagtgcctcaaggcatgaattacaaaaagtatctcaaaaagtaattataactttttttttaaatttaactgactttagttacagatttgttaacatttccgtcgaaggtcgaaatgcattctgacttttagtttttgttctgtcagctgttttgtgagtgatgtcataattttagcacataATTTAGCACGtgtgtgttaatttttttttatatcaaagtTTTAGTAACTTTTAGTCGAACGAtctattcgaaattttttgtattacttctttttcattagtttgtcaatgaaatcgtatcataattattgttttttacacctaaaccggcaacaatgccctgaggcactcttcacctttttgcacctggttcctaaacttaatttgcaaattagtttctgatggctgctctgagtttattgggtcataattaccctataaaaaattattcgacaactttttttagccttttaaaatttgcgggttagagggttaagattaattcactaaaattttaattcagaattaaaaaaatatcagaatGCATTCCCCAAATGCATTCACAAAAACTAGTtctttagcttttatttgaatataattcaTTAATTGTTGaaccaatttaaaatggaattcATAAACTTttcataacagaatttattcaacctttgaatgattcTATTTTCTAAGTTCTATGGAATTAATACAACGAATTAATTAagagataaatttaatttgattttgaaaattgagttaGGAATTTATTCTTTCGAACCTTTGAAAGCAATAAACAGTCTACTTTAAATCAACACTATATAAATCATTCTGAATTTttcatctatttttttttataaagaccCCCCAAATATTGATAGTTGGCAAACTACAAGAGGTTCCGGTTTGGCAGCATCATGTAGCGGCCGTTGTGGTTCTACTGGTATGGGTCGAATTAATGATGTTAGTGGGCCGATTTCCCATATTTGGTGTTTATGtgcaaatgtttacaaaagtggcggtgaattttggaaaatttctctTGGCCTATATTTGTTTACTGATAGCATTTGGCTTAAGTTTTTCAGTATTATTTAATGATTACAAAGCCTTTGAAAGTATTACCtggtaagttttatatataaaaaaagttacagTTTACAATTTGTTCTAAAAATGTACTATTTAAACCACTTCTATTTTCAGGTCTCTTTTAAAATCCATAACAATGATGTCGGGAGAATTAGAATTCGAAGATATATTTTATGGTGATGTCCCAGTTAAATATCCCGTAACCTCACATTTTATATTTCTCAGCTTTGTGCTCTTGGTTACCGTGATCTTAACTAATCTCATGGTGGGTTTGGCGGTCAGCGATATTCAGGGTCTACAAGTTTCTGCTACCCTCGATCGTTTGGTACGTCAGGCCGAATTAGTATCACGACTGGAAAGTTTATTCTTTTCCCGCCTGCTAAGAGGAGCTCctaccaaaattttaaaactttgcaAACGTAGTGCTCTCTTAAGAACCTCACGTAATAAACTGATGTTTATTATAAGGCCCAATGACCCCAGAGACAGTCAATTGCCTGAAGatattaaactaaatatttataagcTAGTAGCCGAGCGCAGGGATCGTAATATGAGCATACGTAGGCGAAAATTTGAAAGTAATTATTCAATGTTTCAGAGATCTCTGCAGCGCCAAAATTCACCCATACGCAAGGAGCGAACACCGTTGCGTAATAACATAACGGATTTGTATGAGAAGAAAGAAATGCAGCGTGGCGAAAACGAACAATTACTAAGGCCACGCTCGGCTACGAATGTACCGAATGTTTTAGCGGGTGAATCGGATTTGGCGGTTAAATTAAAAAGTCATGTTAATAGTATATCAGATGTTAGATCGGAGATTCAATTACTTAAGACACAAATAACCGATATGATGgataaatttgataaatttatggATTGTACggcgaaaaaattaaatttcaccgTAGAGGAGTTGTGTCGCATCAAAATGTTGTTGGATCAAAAATCCAATATGAGAccagaaaaaacttttaaagtttGATTTTATACACAGCCCTAGGGACAAAaacaaagtattattttattatttttataaaaataccttCACATGtgcta
This genomic window contains:
- the pyx gene encoding transient receptor potential channel pyrexia isoform X1, with the protein product MENVRFSIIENDLKRNSESGGIDNEVFYDKRSISSESNSDALFSDEAHEIFMSQQQNKVLWDSQEIEETLAQANNADEVFRMVKTGTFTELEPASNDAQLALLYCSIYGCVEHISYLLDHCGSVPNCCDPRGRTPLHFACCRGNAHIAKVLLDRGADPNRWDAEKEVTPLHCAASAKSVECILLLLKRKAHINIGLEKRSALHFAIDRNAIECVETLLKYGADPNTPQVYTETPLHTACALGYAKSVELLLSHGADVRSQFGEGKLTALHLAAENDYVECVSLLLENGAEVDCRNASHQTPLHLACLSQSMETVEMLITHGANVNAIYRDGRTALHAAIVKQSRCLDCCNVLLKAGANVNKADNYGYTPLHIAALNEFSNCVYTFIEHGADITARTDGNVSALSFIVRRTPEIIPKLMAKFDASIKVNDHEIGDVDCEIKLDFRLLVPPGSLERGETELLLSLIEVGQKRIIMHPLCETFLFLKWRRIRKFFLMSLLYHAIYVILFTLYIVGVYAHSCEQDKECVGRSYIPTVGYFVIILNIILLGKEVFQMAHGLQGYAKYWENWLQWAIILGVLLCVTPQILIVGKLQEVPVWQHHVAAVVVLLVWVELMMLVGRFPIFGVYVQMFTKVAVNFGKFLLAYICLLIAFGLSFSVLFNDYKAFESITWSLLKSITMMSGELEFEDIFYGDVPVKYPVTSHFIFLSFVLLVTVILTNLMVGLAVSDIQGLQVSATLDRLVRQAELVSRLESLFFSRLLRGAPTKILKLCKRSALLRTSRNKLMFIIRPNDPRDSQLPEDIKLNIYKLVAERRDRNMSIRRRKFESNYSMFQRSLQRQNSPIRKERTPLRNNITDLYEKKEMQRGENEQLLRPRSATNVPNVLAGESDLAVKLKSHVNSISDVRSEIQLLKTQITDMMDKFDKFMDCTAKKLNFTVEELCRIKMLLDQKSNMRPEKTFKV
- the pyx gene encoding transient receptor potential channel pyrexia isoform X2, which codes for MENENDLKRNSESGGIDNEVFYDKRSISSESNSDALFSDEAHEIFMSQQQNKVLWDSQEIEETLAQANNADEVFRMVKTGTFTELEPASNDAQLALLYCSIYGCVEHISYLLDHCGSVPNCCDPRGRTPLHFACCRGNAHIAKVLLDRGADPNRWDAEKEVTPLHCAASAKSVECILLLLKRKAHINIGLEKRSALHFAIDRNAIECVETLLKYGADPNTPQVYTETPLHTACALGYAKSVELLLSHGADVRSQFGEGKLTALHLAAENDYVECVSLLLENGAEVDCRNASHQTPLHLACLSQSMETVEMLITHGANVNAIYRDGRTALHAAIVKQSRCLDCCNVLLKAGANVNKADNYGYTPLHIAALNEFSNCVYTFIEHGADITARTDGNVSALSFIVRRTPEIIPKLMAKFDASIKVNDHEIGDVDCEIKLDFRLLVPPGSLERGETELLLSLIEVGQKRIIMHPLCETFLFLKWRRIRKFFLMSLLYHAIYVILFTLYIVGVYAHSCEQDKECVGRSYIPTVGYFVIILNIILLGKEVFQMAHGLQGYAKYWENWLQWAIILGVLLCVTPQILIVGKLQEVPVWQHHVAAVVVLLVWVELMMLVGRFPIFGVYVQMFTKVAVNFGKFLLAYICLLIAFGLSFSVLFNDYKAFESITWSLLKSITMMSGELEFEDIFYGDVPVKYPVTSHFIFLSFVLLVTVILTNLMVGLAVSDIQGLQVSATLDRLVRQAELVSRLESLFFSRLLRGAPTKILKLCKRSALLRTSRNKLMFIIRPNDPRDSQLPEDIKLNIYKLVAERRDRNMSIRRRKFESNYSMFQRSLQRQNSPIRKERTPLRNNITDLYEKKEMQRGENEQLLRPRSATNVPNVLAGESDLAVKLKSHVNSISDVRSEIQLLKTQITDMMDKFDKFMDCTAKKLNFTVEELCRIKMLLDQKSNMRPEKTFKV